The proteins below are encoded in one region of Mycobacterium shinjukuense:
- the rpsA gene encoding 30S ribosomal protein S1 — protein MPSPAVTSPQVAVNDIGSSEDFLAAIDKTIKYFNDGDIVEGTIVKVDRDEVLLDIGYKTEGVIPARELSIKHDVDPNEVVSVGDEVEALVLTKEDKEGRLILSKKRAQYERAWGTIEALKEKDEAVKGTVIEVVKGGLILDIGLRGFLPASLVEMRRVRDLQPYIGKEIEAKIIELDKNRNNVVLSRRAWLEQTQSEVRSEFLNQLQKGAIRKGVVSSIVNFGAFVDLGGVDGLVHVSELSWKHIDHPSEVVQVGDEVTVEVLDVDMDRERVSLSLKATQEDPWRHFARTHAIGQIVPGKVTKLVPFGAFVRVEEGIEGLVHISELAERHVEVPDQVVAVGDDAMVKVIDIDLERRRISLSLKQANEDYTEEFDPAKYGMADSYDEQGNYIFPEGFDPETNEWLEGFDAQRAEWEARYAEAERRHKMHTAQMEKFAAAEAAGHGGGDQSPRESAPPTKTAGGSLASDAQLAALREKLAGSA, from the coding sequence ATGCCGAGTCCCGCCGTCACCTCGCCGCAAGTAGCCGTCAACGACATAGGCTCGAGCGAGGACTTTCTCGCCGCAATAGACAAAACGATCAAGTACTTCAACGATGGCGACATCGTCGAAGGCACCATCGTCAAAGTGGACCGGGACGAGGTGCTCCTCGACATCGGCTACAAGACCGAAGGCGTGATCCCCGCCCGCGAACTGTCCATCAAGCACGACGTTGACCCCAACGAGGTCGTTTCCGTCGGTGACGAGGTCGAAGCCCTGGTGCTCACCAAGGAGGACAAAGAGGGCCGGCTCATCCTCTCTAAGAAGCGCGCGCAATACGAACGCGCCTGGGGCACCATCGAGGCGCTCAAGGAGAAAGACGAGGCCGTCAAGGGCACGGTGATCGAGGTGGTCAAGGGTGGCCTGATCCTCGACATCGGGCTGCGTGGCTTCCTGCCCGCCTCGCTGGTCGAGATGCGCCGGGTGCGCGATCTGCAGCCCTACATCGGCAAGGAGATCGAGGCCAAGATCATCGAGCTGGACAAGAACCGCAACAACGTGGTGCTGTCGCGGCGGGCCTGGCTGGAGCAGACCCAGTCCGAGGTGCGTAGCGAATTCCTCAACCAGCTGCAGAAGGGCGCCATCCGCAAGGGAGTGGTGTCCTCCATCGTCAACTTCGGTGCGTTCGTCGATCTGGGCGGCGTGGACGGCCTGGTGCACGTCTCGGAGTTGTCCTGGAAGCACATCGACCACCCGTCGGAGGTGGTCCAGGTGGGCGACGAGGTCACCGTCGAGGTGCTCGACGTGGACATGGACCGCGAACGGGTTTCGTTGTCGCTCAAGGCAACCCAGGAAGACCCGTGGCGCCATTTCGCCCGCACGCACGCCATCGGGCAGATCGTGCCGGGCAAGGTCACCAAGCTCGTTCCGTTCGGTGCGTTCGTGCGGGTGGAGGAGGGCATCGAAGGTTTGGTGCACATCTCGGAGTTGGCCGAACGCCACGTCGAGGTGCCCGACCAGGTGGTCGCCGTCGGCGACGACGCGATGGTCAAGGTCATCGACATCGACCTGGAGCGACGGCGGATCTCGTTGTCGCTCAAGCAGGCCAACGAGGACTACACCGAGGAGTTCGACCCGGCGAAGTACGGCATGGCCGACAGCTACGACGAGCAGGGCAACTACATCTTCCCGGAGGGCTTCGACCCGGAAACCAACGAGTGGCTGGAAGGATTCGACGCCCAGCGCGCCGAATGGGAGGCCCGTTACGCCGAGGCCGAGCGCCGGCACAAGATGCACACCGCGCAGATGGAGAAGTTCGCGGCGGCCGAGGCGGCCGGACACGGCGGTGGTGATCAGTCGCCGCGCGAAAGCGCGCCACCGACGAAGACCGCGGGTGGATCACTGGCCAGCGACGCCCAGCTGGCGGCGCTGCGGGAAAAGCTCGCCGGCAGCGCTTGA
- a CDS encoding ANTAR domain-containing response regulator yields MTGPTTDAAAATPRRVLIAEDEALIRMDLAEMLREEGYDIVGEAGDGQEAVELAEQHKPDLVIMDVKMPRRDGIDAASEIASKRIAPIVVLTAFSQRDLVERARDAGAMAYLVKPFTISDLIPAIELAVSRFSEITALEKEVATLADRLETRKLVERAKGLLQAKQGMTEPEAFKWIQRAAMDRRTTMKRVAEVILETLDTPRDT; encoded by the coding sequence ATGACCGGCCCCACCACCGACGCCGCCGCCGCCACGCCACGCCGGGTCCTGATCGCGGAAGACGAAGCCCTCATCCGCATGGACCTGGCCGAGATGCTGCGAGAGGAGGGATACGACATCGTCGGGGAGGCCGGCGACGGCCAGGAAGCCGTCGAACTGGCCGAGCAACATAAGCCCGATCTGGTGATCATGGATGTGAAAATGCCGCGTCGCGACGGGATCGATGCCGCGTCGGAGATCGCCAGCAAGCGCATCGCCCCCATCGTGGTGCTGACCGCGTTCAGCCAGCGCGACCTGGTCGAACGTGCCCGTGATGCCGGGGCCATGGCCTACCTGGTCAAGCCCTTCACCATCAGCGATCTGATCCCGGCCATTGAATTGGCGGTCAGCCGGTTCAGCGAGATCACCGCGCTGGAAAAGGAAGTCGCGACGCTGGCTGACCGGCTGGAAACCCGCAAGCTCGTCGAACGTGCCAAGGGCCTGCTGCAGGCCAAGCAGGGCATGACCGAGCCGGAGGCGTTCAAGTGGATTCAGCGGGCCGCCATGGACCGACGCACCACCATGAAGCGGGTGGCCGAAGTCATCCTGGAAACCCTGGATACCCCTAGAGACACCTAG
- a CDS encoding lipid-transfer protein → MSTPEPVYILGAGMHPWGKWGNDFTEYGVVAARAALRDAGLDWRQIQLVAGADTIRNGYPGFVAGATFAQKLGWNGVPVSSSYAACASGAQALQSARAQILAGFCDVALVIGADTTPKGFFAPVGGERRNDPDWQRFHLIGATNPVYFALLARRRMDLYGATVEDFARVKVKNSRHGLHNPNARFRKETSVDDVLASPMVADPLRLLDVCATSDGAAALVVASAGFAREHLGSLDGVPSVRAVSTVTPRYPQHLPELPDIATDSTAAVPAPERVFKDQIIDAAYAEAGIGPQDLGLAEVYDLSTALELDWYEHLGLCPKGDAEALLRSGATTIGGKVPVNPSGGLACFGEAIPAQAIAQVCELTWQLRGQATGRQVDNAKVGITANQGLFGHGSSVIVAR, encoded by the coding sequence ATGAGTACGCCCGAACCTGTCTACATCCTGGGCGCCGGAATGCACCCGTGGGGCAAATGGGGCAACGACTTCACCGAGTACGGCGTGGTCGCCGCCCGCGCCGCCCTGCGCGACGCCGGCCTGGACTGGCGTCAGATCCAGCTGGTGGCCGGGGCGGACACCATCCGCAACGGGTATCCGGGCTTCGTGGCAGGCGCCACGTTCGCCCAGAAGCTCGGCTGGAACGGCGTGCCGGTGAGCTCCAGCTACGCCGCGTGTGCCAGCGGTGCCCAGGCGCTGCAGAGCGCCCGTGCCCAGATCCTGGCCGGTTTCTGCGACGTGGCGTTGGTCATCGGCGCCGACACCACCCCGAAGGGCTTTTTCGCGCCGGTGGGCGGCGAGCGCCGCAACGATCCCGACTGGCAGCGGTTCCATCTGATCGGGGCCACCAACCCGGTGTACTTCGCGCTTTTGGCGCGGCGCCGCATGGACCTCTACGGCGCCACGGTCGAGGACTTCGCGCGGGTGAAGGTCAAAAACTCGCGGCACGGCCTGCACAACCCCAACGCCCGGTTCCGCAAGGAGACATCGGTGGACGACGTGCTGGCCAGCCCGATGGTGGCCGATCCGTTGCGGCTGCTGGACGTGTGCGCCACCTCCGACGGGGCGGCGGCGCTGGTTGTGGCCAGCGCCGGGTTCGCCCGCGAACACCTCGGTTCGCTGGACGGGGTGCCGTCGGTGCGCGCGGTCAGCACCGTCACCCCGCGCTATCCGCAGCACCTGCCCGAATTGCCGGATATCGCAACCGACTCGACCGCGGCAGTGCCCGCGCCGGAGCGGGTGTTCAAGGATCAGATCATCGACGCGGCCTACGCCGAGGCCGGCATCGGGCCCCAGGATCTGGGCCTGGCCGAGGTCTACGACCTGTCCACCGCGTTGGAGCTCGACTGGTACGAACACCTGGGGCTATGCCCCAAAGGGGATGCCGAGGCGCTGCTGCGCAGCGGCGCGACCACCATCGGCGGCAAGGTCCCGGTCAACCCGTCGGGCGGGCTGGCGTGCTTCGGTGAGGCCATTCCGGCCCAGGCGATCGCTCAGGTCTGCGAGCTGACCTGGCAGCTGCGCGGTCAGGCCACCGGCCGCCAGGTGGACAACGCCAAGGTCGGCATCACCGCCAACCAGGGCCTGTTCGGGCACGGCTCGTCGGTGATCGTGGCCCGGTAG
- the polA gene encoding DNA polymerase I: MLLDGNSLAFRAFYALPAENFKTRGGLTTNAVYGFTAMLINLLRDEAPTHIAAAFDVSRQTFRSERYPEYKATRSSTPDEFGGQIDITKEVLNALGITVLAEPGFEADDIIATLATQAEKEGYRVLVVTGDRDSLQLVSDDVTVLYPRKGVSELTRFTPEAVVEKYGLTPQQYPDFAALRGDPSDNLPGIPGVGEKTAAKWIAEYGSLRSLVDNVDSVRGKVGDALRANLASVVRNRELTDLVRDVPLAQTPDTLRLQPWDRDHIHRLFDDLEFRVLRDRLFDTLAAVEPEVDEGFDVRGGALEPGTVGRWLAGHASDGRRSGLTVVGTHLPYGGDATGLAIAAADGEGAYIDTATVTPEDDAALAAWLADPAKPKALHEAKLAIHDLAGRGWTLNGVTSDTALAAYLVRPGQRSFTLDDLSLRYLRRELRAETPEQQQLSLLDEDTDVQAVNTAILRARAVVDLADALDEELARIDSTALLGEMELPVQRVLAEMESAGIAVDLGKLAELQSQFGDQIRDAAEAAYAVIGKQINLGSPKQLQVVLFDELGMPKTKRTKTGYTTDADALQSLFDKTGHPFLQHLLAHRDVTRLKVTVDGLLQAVAADGRIHTTFNQTIAATGRLSSTEPNLQNIPIRTDAGRRIRDAFVVGGGYAELMTADYSQIEMRIMAHLSGDEGLIEAFNTGEDLHSFVASRAFGVPIDEVTGELRRRVKAMSYGLAYGLSAYGLSQQLKISTEEANEQMDAYFARFGGVRDYLRAVVERARKDGYTSTVLGRRRYLPELDSSNRQVREAAERAALNAPIQGSAADIIKVAMIQVDQALKEAGLASRMLLQVHDELLFEIAPGERERVEALVREKMGGAYPLDVPLEVSVGYGRSWDAAAH; encoded by the coding sequence ATGTTGCTTGATGGGAATTCGCTGGCGTTTCGGGCGTTCTACGCGTTGCCCGCGGAGAACTTCAAGACCCGGGGCGGGCTGACCACCAACGCCGTCTACGGTTTCACGGCCATGCTGATCAACCTGCTGCGAGATGAGGCTCCCACCCACATCGCGGCGGCCTTCGACGTGTCCCGGCAGACCTTCCGCTCCGAGCGCTACCCGGAGTACAAGGCCACCCGGTCGTCAACTCCCGACGAGTTCGGTGGCCAGATCGACATCACCAAGGAGGTCCTGAACGCACTGGGCATCACGGTGCTCGCCGAGCCGGGATTCGAGGCCGACGACATCATCGCGACGCTGGCCACCCAGGCCGAGAAGGAGGGCTACCGGGTCCTGGTGGTCACCGGTGACCGCGACTCGCTGCAGCTGGTCAGCGACGACGTGACGGTGCTCTACCCGCGCAAGGGTGTCAGCGAGCTCACCCGCTTCACCCCCGAGGCGGTGGTCGAGAAGTACGGGCTCACTCCCCAGCAGTACCCGGACTTCGCCGCGCTGCGCGGTGACCCCAGCGACAACCTGCCCGGCATTCCCGGGGTGGGGGAGAAGACCGCCGCCAAGTGGATCGCCGAGTACGGTTCGCTGCGGTCACTGGTGGACAACGTCGACTCGGTGCGCGGCAAGGTTGGCGATGCGCTGCGGGCGAACCTGGCCAGCGTGGTGCGCAACCGCGAGCTCACCGACCTGGTTCGCGACGTGCCGCTGGCCCAGACCCCGGACACGCTGCGGCTGCAACCCTGGGATCGCGACCACATTCACCGGCTCTTCGACGACCTCGAGTTCCGGGTGTTGCGCGACCGGCTGTTCGACACGCTGGCCGCCGTGGAGCCCGAGGTCGACGAGGGGTTCGACGTGCGTGGCGGCGCGCTGGAGCCGGGCACGGTGGGGCGGTGGCTGGCCGGGCACGCCAGCGACGGGCGCCGGTCCGGCCTGACGGTGGTGGGCACCCACCTGCCGTACGGCGGGGACGCCACCGGGTTGGCCATCGCCGCCGCCGACGGGGAGGGCGCCTACATCGACACCGCCACGGTGACCCCCGAGGACGACGCGGCGCTGGCGGCTTGGCTGGCCGATCCCGCCAAACCCAAAGCCCTGCACGAGGCGAAGCTGGCCATCCACGATCTGGCCGGTCGGGGCTGGACACTGAACGGCGTCACCTCCGATACCGCGCTGGCGGCCTACCTGGTGCGGCCGGGCCAGCGCAGCTTCACCCTCGACGACCTCTCGCTGCGTTACCTGCGTCGTGAGCTGCGCGCGGAAACACCGGAGCAGCAACAACTTTCGCTGCTCGACGAGGACACCGACGTCCAGGCTGTCAACACCGCGATCCTGCGGGCGCGGGCCGTGGTGGACCTGGCCGACGCGCTGGATGAGGAGCTGGCCCGCATCGACTCCACCGCGCTGCTGGGCGAGATGGAGCTGCCGGTTCAGCGGGTGCTGGCGGAGATGGAGAGCGCCGGCATCGCGGTCGATCTGGGCAAACTGGCCGAGCTGCAAAGCCAGTTCGGCGACCAGATCCGCGACGCCGCGGAGGCCGCCTACGCCGTGATCGGCAAGCAGATCAACCTGGGCTCGCCCAAGCAGCTGCAGGTGGTGCTGTTCGACGAACTGGGCATGCCCAAGACCAAGCGGACCAAGACCGGCTACACCACCGATGCCGACGCGCTGCAGTCGTTGTTCGACAAGACCGGGCACCCGTTTCTGCAGCATCTGCTCGCCCACCGCGACGTCACCCGGCTCAAGGTCACCGTCGACGGGTTGCTCCAAGCGGTGGCCGCCGACGGCCGCATCCACACCACGTTCAACCAGACGATCGCCGCGACCGGCCGGCTCTCCTCGACCGAACCCAACCTGCAGAACATCCCGATCCGCACCGACGCGGGCCGGCGCATCCGGGACGCGTTCGTGGTCGGGGGCGGCTACGCCGAGTTGATGACGGCCGACTACAGCCAGATCGAGATGCGGATCATGGCGCACCTGTCCGGGGACGAGGGCCTCATCGAGGCGTTCAACACCGGGGAGGACCTGCATTCGTTCGTCGCGTCCCGGGCGTTCGGCGTGCCCATCGACGAGGTCACCGGCGAGCTGCGGCGCCGGGTGAAGGCGATGTCCTACGGGTTGGCCTACGGGTTGAGCGCCTACGGCCTGTCGCAGCAGTTGAAAATCTCCACCGAGGAAGCCAACGAGCAGATGGACGCGTATTTCGCCCGGTTCGGCGGGGTGCGGGACTACCTGCGCGCCGTGGTCGAGCGGGCCCGCAAGGACGGCTACACCTCGACGGTATTGGGCCGCCGGCGCTACCTGCCCGAGCTGGACAGCAGCAACCGCCAGGTGCGGGAGGCCGCCGAGCGGGCGGCGCTGAACGCCCCGATCCAGGGCAGCGCCGCCGACATCATCAAGGTGGCCATGATCCAGGTCGACCAGGCGCTCAAGGAGGCCGGGCTGGCGTCGCGCATGCTGCTGCAGGTGCACGACGAGCTGCTGTTCGAAATCGCCCCAGGTGAACGCGAGCGGGTCGAGGCCCTGGTGCGCGAGAAGATGGGCGGCGCCTACCCGCTCGACGTCCCGCTGGAGGTATCGGTTGGCTACGGCCGCAGCTGGGACGCGGCGGCCCACTGA
- a CDS encoding Zn-ribbon domain-containing OB-fold protein, whose product MPKVTSQQPAIEGWFATDDAGNPHLIGSKCPECGTYVFPPRDNNCPNPACAGDTLEPVALSSRGKLWSYTENRYAPPPPYPASDPFEPFAIAAVALADEGLIVLGKVVEGTLAADLRVGMDMELTTMPLFTGDDGVRRIVHAWRIARA is encoded by the coding sequence GTGCCAAAGGTCACCAGCCAACAACCGGCAATCGAGGGATGGTTCGCCACCGATGACGCCGGCAACCCGCATCTGATCGGCAGCAAATGCCCCGAGTGCGGCACCTACGTGTTCCCGCCCCGAGACAACAACTGCCCCAACCCGGCCTGTGCGGGCGACACACTAGAGCCCGTCGCATTGTCGAGCCGCGGAAAGCTCTGGAGCTACACCGAAAACCGGTACGCGCCACCGCCGCCCTATCCCGCGTCGGACCCCTTTGAGCCGTTCGCGATCGCCGCGGTCGCGCTGGCCGACGAGGGGTTGATCGTGCTGGGCAAGGTGGTCGAGGGCACGCTGGCCGCCGACTTGCGGGTCGGCATGGACATGGAGCTGACGACCATGCCGCTGTTCACCGGCGACGACGGTGTGCGGCGCATCGTGCACGCGTGGAGGATCGCCCGAGCATGA